From Anopheles maculipalpis chromosome X, idAnoMacuDA_375_x, whole genome shotgun sequence:
CATACTCGTGAAAATAACTCATACAATATCAATATCCTGCTTCAATCGCGGCTCCTGTTGAGTAGGTAACTATGCCAAAAATCGAAGAGCCTCACCATGTTCCGTTACCTAGCGACCCTAATGCAAAACGTGCCCCAAAAAGTCAACCATCAACCGGTCCAAAGAAATCCAACAGTTTCTGCACGTCGTACGACGATGAGCCGTTGCATCACCGCTGCGCCAACGCATCATGTGCCCGTCACCACCCCCACTAGAGGCTAAACAATACCGTAGGAACAAAAGCGTGGATGCGCACGACACTCAATATACCCGTTGACGACACTTACGTATTATTTAATCCGGACGGTACGTGTCTGTATGCGAAACACAACAAAGCCCAAAGAAAAGGATGTTTTGCAAGCTGCTTAGCCGCTTCCTACAGATGCACTCAGCGAGGCTAAATTCCGTGCCGGATAGCAAATCGTTCTAGTATAATTGATCATCTCTATTCGCTCTAGCGGATGCATAACTCTGTCATGTTGTCGTGACGGTGGAATCTGAAAATTGATAGGATtcgacgaaaagaaaaaaaaacactagtGAGTCCAACACGTGAGTCTCAAGTCTGTATTGTAGAGGCATTCTAGGCATTGCTCCATTTACTCATCATCTATCTGCACCTGATCTGCTCTCTCAGAGCGAAATGTATTGCATACATTGCCTCTAATAGACAGAGCCTCTCACTCAGGGCATATCGAGTGCTACCTAACCGTACTAATTGATGTATCGCGCAAAGGTAAAtaagtatgaaaaaaaaaaaattaacacagaAAACCAACTGTtgagaatgaaaacaaacgcacGAGACACggtaaagaaggaaaacgTCTGAGCTGGTACTGATGATGAGTCATAGGGCCGTTGTCGCGAATGCATTAATGGACGTCCTCCACTTCACCGACCAGGTAACACATGTGCCAGGGGCATGAGTCCCACCAgttttgcatgtgtgtgtgtgtgtgtgtgtgcgctgttTGGAGAGTTGTGCACACGCACAAGTGTGTTGGATTGGAGAGAGTGAACGTCCGAACGGGGGTAGTAGAGCAACGAAAGCAGTCTCGGAGAGGGCCGCTCGGCCTAGTCGTGAGTATCCAATGGCGCCTGCAATTATGACGTCGAAATCATCAAACCCCGCCGAGAGGGTTGCGAAATCAAAtatggggggggggtttcGGGAAGGTCGTCGTGGGTTCGATCGTGAACTTCGGCGATGCGATGAGCGACGAGCACGCTGATGTTCGGTCCAGCCATTCCCAACGTTGAACGCTAAGAGGGTGAGCGTGAAAGGCTGCTGTTGTATTACTATTTTCTGCATATTTAcgattttgcataaattaagaTTCTAAAACTATGtaaattttgaagaattcCTCAGTAGCACAGAGTAAGCTTACGGCAGAGGTTCGTCGTCAGAGGGAAGTTCTCAATTCTTCAAGAAGAACTTCCATGTCAAATTATTGGCAGGCTTTACAAGAGCGTGTTTAGAACCGCTGACGAACTCCGTCGCCAGCTCAAGAACTGTAGATGCTAGACAACAGTCTTCATATACAAACAGCCACCGTCACTTGGTAGTCCTGCTTCTGGGTCTTTCGGTGTGTATCGTACAACAAACAGAGGGACGTACAGACGTAGTGTTTCTTAAAGTTGCAGCTCCGTCTTCATCACCTTCATCTCTCGAGCGCATTTTAGGCGCTCGCGCACGTGTGcgtatatgtgtgtatttgtgtgcatAATAGAACTCCCCGTATTATAACACCTCATCATTACGGTGCtacttgtttcgtttgttgcaTTCACCCCACCGATACGGCACAATGTTGAGGTAACgcgacaaaacaaacaaacagcccCCTTTCCATTACACCTGTACGcaccggtgtgtttgtgtgtttacgTTTTCTACGATGGGTGATACAGGAGGGTAAGAAATAGGGGTAGAAGTGAAAGAGAAATAGGACCCAAAAGCGTGTTGCGTGTTACGCGGCAGGAAGGCACATATTCTAATATCTGCGCGATCGAGCCGTGGTATGCGCGAGACCTGACCGAAGGGTTGCAAACCCGAAATACGTTAACAGTTAATGCGCGGGTGAGGGTAACAGGCAGGGGAGTTGTGTTGTCAATGGCATCTGCGGTGTGTGGCACCAGCCATCACCACACAGCTTTACACTTGCGACTCATCGggtctctcactctctctctctctctcgctctctctatctctttcctTATTGTACGACGCATTGACAGTGTGACGGTTCCCATCGCATCGCAGTTGCAGCGCGTTAGTCGGATCGGTCGGTTCATTATCTCCTGTGCTCTTGGTTCCGTCCCCGTCATTTGGATATTGTGCAGCGTCCAGTTGCAGcgccaaagcaacaaaaaaggtggACAAAGTGGTTTTTCTGGTGATCGTGAGTCGTGGAAATTTTGTCTTAAGGCCCCTAAAAACCTTCAAAGGACACTATACcatatgcgtgcgtgtgtgtgatatcGGGCTCCAATCAAACTCATTTTCATCACTCAACAACCCCTTCTACCGGAACTAGCTCAAGAAGCCGGACAGTCAATGGATGGCGGAGTCCTTGAGCAATTTCGAACACGATCTCACTGTGTAGTGTCCTCAAGAACAGACATTCtagttttttgtgttctttgtgCTTTGAGCTTTGTACGACGGTCGAAAGTGTTCCACCAGCAAACGTGCGTGCGTTATACTGGACTAAACATCTAATGCCCTTGCTCTTTCGATCTTTAACATCCATTGGGCTACAAAACTCTAGATTATGTATCCGAGAATCCCGCATCCGTGAAAGTTTGATATCAAAACCCCGAAGTTTTGTCGCGATCAAAAGAGTCTGGATCCTACAGACAGACACTTGTGAGTCCTTGTTTTGACGTATCATAGCTTCGCAAAGCTGTGCATCGGTCCCTAAACttccccccttcccccttGCTCCACCTGATTAGGTGCTCTTATTCCAtttttgcatgtgtgtatgattTTCGCTGCATTTTGAAGCGCCTCGCACCATACGCACAAAGACGGCCTTCTTCTTAATgaccctttttgttgttgttgttttgcttgccaTTTCTCGGTTTAGAAGAGTGGTTTCCCGAGATATGTGCACACTGTGTTCCACATCGGGCACTCGGGCACTGTTGTTTCTCCGCAATGTGTCCCCGACAAGTTACGTACGGCGGGCGGGTATTACAATTGGATAATGGTCCGGTACCCAATTATGGATGGGGATGGCCTGCCGCCGAGCGAGGCACTTTTCCGCTTTTGCGTTCTTGATTTGTGCGCCACCGTTGCATATTAAACCACATCCTAATGCGATGGACAAACACGCGtgtgcgagcgcgcgcgcgcgcgctcgggAAGGGTTTTTGGACAGTGTACGCAAGTAACGAGAGGGGGAAGTAAGGGAGCTACCAACTATCAAGGGATGGATAGCGCGGATGCACGATGGCGGATAAGTTAATAAAAAGGGATTTATCAACGGACCACTTGCGGGTTGATTGTTTGTACGCTACTGGCAACTACGAATCCACGGGACTAGAGTCCGCAAAGTCCGGTGAGTCAAACAGTTTACAGCTGAGCTGTAAGGTTCCGGAATCTACCTTGGACGGAAATGATGACTGGTGGTGCTTGTGACGATCATTGATTGTGACTCATTCATCATGTCCGAATACTATTTTGCAGTTCTGCATCCACTAATGCTCTTGTGGTGGCGATTTATCCGGGAGTTAAAGTTTGAACCGTAGGGAAGTTGCTTACGGCCCCCAACACCGGTTAGGCTTCGTTCTAGCAGGtttcgaaattgaaaaattgaatattttattctgATGGGAAGATTCTAGGATTTGTTTGCTTACCTTATGTTCTAAGGTAATGTTCTTACCTTCGCACTATCACTAAGCCTCGATGAATTAAACCCTCTAACCAGTTTTTCAAAGTcatcaagttttttttcctgctaaaCTTTCTGATTCTTAGAGAAGTCTCCTCCTTGTAACCATTtatcatcaccaccagcagtaGTGTGGCTGATATCAAGGAAAGATACTGGCCCACCGTTAAGATGAAGACAAACACACGCATCACATGAAACGGTCGCCAATTAGAGCCCCGCGTAAGGGCAAATCCGTTTCACTTAGCGGCTGTTAATTTCTTCCGCTCTCATCAACACAACTCCCCCCTATGCCCGTAACTTCAAACAATGCTGGAATCTGGCAGGAAAACGTCCATCAAGGGGAAGGGAttgtatgtatgcgtgtgtttgtgagatATTAAGACGAAACTGTAATCTCATATCATACAATCCAAAAATCGTTTCACATGCCAGGCACGTCACCCGAGTCGGTCTCGGGTTTAATCAGGTGCTTGAACCGTTTTCTTCACTAGCAACAGGTTAAGAATTACCTCACATGATTGTGAACTTCCCCGCAGAGGCTGTCCACTGGAATGCCTCATGGAACGAATGGCGTAGAGAGGTTCCTTTCTCTTATAGTTTGGAGGTTCGATTCGATGGATGTTAACTGACCGTCCAGAAAACAGACCATAATTCTAGGGCTTTAAAGTataattcaatttgaataCCTGTGTGTGTCGTTAGGAGCCCGGATGAATTAATCACAACTCGAGTCATTAGCTGCCCTTACACGTTCCTCGCCCCCGGTCGTTATGGGCGGGGAATTCTAAATCGTAAGCACTTAAAAACCTGTACAGTGCAACCTCGATACCCATCTTGGAGAGTCCACGATAGACGTGACGTCCGATTTGATAGTCTCGTAGTCCcgtcccgtagtgaggactgactattcaactaccgTAGTTTCATGCAAGagctagaaggtcgttaagccaggaagaagaagaagaagaagtagtgcAACACAGTGGTGAAATATCTTGGAAGATTGTAATGTCCATGCACAGTTTTGTGAATCTGTTGTATAGAAGAAAAGTTGAAGTAAAATTATGTAACGCGCTAATTTTTGGGAgtcaaaaatatttcccacTCACGAGTGAcatctataaaaaaaaccatctctctctccctctctctctctttttcaaGCACAATACCACCTGTTAATATACCTGTTTTTACCTCGACCAATTATTCTTCCAATGTGTGTGAACCGGCTGAAGGCGCAGGTGGCGATCCTCCGGTTTAAAAActttgggaaaaaaaagatataaaaatatCATCATCCTCCGATCGGTTTCCGGGAAGGATAAAACCATAATTCCAGAAGCACAATAATATCCTCAGATGTTGTAGCCTGAGGATGCGAGCTGATGAAGTTGCTGTCCGGTGACGTATATCGCAGCTTATCATTATCTCGCCGACCGTCTTTACGGTCGTAAAAGAGACgcttcgccttttttttttcgactcgACGACTGGGTTTTGTGGATTCCTAAAAAACCAAGCACAACTACAACGTTGTGTGGTCACGTGTCTGATGGACACACCGGAAGCGGCTTTGGATGCTTGCTGTCCTAACTCTTGCAGTGTACGGTCGCCTAGATGCACGTGTGCGTACACCGATAACTAGGTCTCAGtctcggggggttttttttctgttgcagtTGTTGTCTCGCTGACATTGAAAACTGATGGAAGTTAGGGAGCCCGTTGCAGGCGGAAAAGCCTACAGCacgaaagggaagaaaatgttcTTTATCGATATAGGTCTTCCTTTGTGCAGTTTGTTCACTTCGTACAACAAACTGCATAATGGTAGCAGGTTGTGCTGCAACTAAAACATAGAGTTGGTAGATGCGCAACTGCCGCTATAACACACGACTCGATCGTATCGATTGAGGGCCTGTGACAGGCGAGACGGGCAAGCCGTGTGACAGTAGTTGGGTGACAGTAGTTGGGGATTGCGGCTTTTCTCTGATAAGTTTGATCGATAAATCCACCCTGAAGCCGACTCCAGCCCCTTGTCAAATGTCGGTAAGGATTCAGTCCTAACCCAACTATGCGTATGTGAAGGTCTGTGATTTTTTAGGCCTGTTCATTTCCCGTTTTCGGTTCTATCAAAACCGCGTTAGTGATGGTCTTTTTCTTCAAAGTTGCAGCCCAAACCCTTCAATTTCTCTGTAAAGCTTTAGGTCACTAATAACCCATCGGTTCCTGCTGGGTGTGCCtcagaacacaaaacaaacaaaaaaaaaagaaaaagacgcacacacacatcgcaAGTGGTCACACACTTGTTGCACTTCTTCACCTTCTGCTGCACTTTCTCCTCCTACGCGCCACTCCTCCTCCATTTGtggtttcccctttttttctggcaCACTCGTATCGAACGCGTGGCTTTACATACGTGTgcgcttttatttttagtctCCAATCGGCCTGAATTGACGCGTCTTACATCGGTGCTGCCATACACCCCGCTTCCGCACGACTTACGCGTCCTACATATAACATATAAGCTAAAGCACGAAGGTGAAAGTGATGCTTGAACGTGTGctgtatttttaattgtttatttgttcttttttctcgaAAGTGAAGCATTCTGAACGGGTTTTTTAGCGGCGAGGGTTCAAAGTGTTCTGCTAATCGGTGCGTACGAGACAAGGGTGAACTTGTGACGCAAACAAGGACAGTGGTGTGATAGTGCGAGTGGCAGTGTGCAGTAGTCGGTAAAATGGTTGCATCAGGATCGTTCGGCAAGCGTTCGATGCTACCGgtagtgctggtggtggtcgtgCTTTCGGTGGTACTGCCAGACGGTGCAGTGCCGGTGGTCCAGGCGCAGCAGTCGGCGGATCGTACCGGCGCCATCATCTTTCCGGACGAGCTGAGCACCCGGTACGAGCAGGAGCGGGAAACGCTTGCGAAGGAGAAGCGCGAATCTTCCCGGCGCCGTAACGACGAGGCAAGTGACGGCAGGTGGGATGAGGATGACGTCCGCAATGAATATGACAATGGTTCGGAAGAATTTGACGGGGTGAGTAGGCAGTGGTAGGGGGGATTGAATGCTACGGAGGAGATGAAGGTGGAATGGAAATTACAGGAAATCTCCGGTGTGGAGATGGGCGTCGATCGCCTCGGCAACGTCGTTGTCGCCCAGACGCCATTGCACATAGTCTACGAATGCGTTGAAAGGTGTCTTGATTGGCAGTGAGTCATCGAAGTTGAACCAACGAAACGGGATCACGCTCGGGAATGTCGGAAGAAAAAGTGCAGCGAACTTCGATCCGAGCGGGTTTTCTGAAAGGAGCTTGTAATTGCTGAGCCAACCAGAGGACTCTACTTAGGAGTCCCTCCGTGTTACGCCCCTCTTCTCATAAATAGTGCACTTCAACTATAAAAAAGAGGATCAGAAGTGGTTTTACCATTGCTATTTCATCTAGCAAACCCTTGTAATAGCTGCCCCGAATTTTGACATTGGAGCTTTGGCAGGCGGGGAAATTTAGTTTTTGATAAACATTACTAAACATTTCGAGTTCGCTTATCCAGGACTCTAACATCTCAGAGAGACCCAAAGAGAAACGTGCAGTGTGAGTCATCCGATTGTCATCCGACAGACATTCACATGCGCCCACAGCAGCATACACCGGATAAGCATAATTTTACCTTCCTACACGCGACGAACCCGCGCCACGCCACCGGAATGTGCACACCGCTCTGTGTATCGTGCCCGTGGATGACTAATGCGTATGTctctaatttatttcattgcgctaCTGTTCAACGGCCAGGCAATACTTCGGGCGTAGCACACCTGAACCGGTTGAAGGGCGCACACGCGTTCGGGATGGTTAGAACGCTATTGACAGTAGCGCAGTAGTAAAGTGGAGTCTTCGAACTTATCTCCCACTGACAAGTGCCCATACAGATCGAACATTCGCTCATCAGATGCCTATAGTGAGCTGAGCTGATAAGATAATATTCTCGCGAGAACTCTTCATCCGTTCATTGCTTCTAGAGCAGTCATGGGGTTAGAGTGTTGGATAGGTATTAGAGCTAGTCCCCCCGGGTATTTCTTCCGGTACATTTGCCCGGTCATGGTCACACTGCACGTTACGATTATGACGACTTTACTTtacatttgtttcttttgcttatcTTCCCACCCTTATACTCACATGCAGCAAACGGATACTGTTTGTTCAAGTATGGCACGTACAGGTATGGTACATATATCGCCAGGGGGGAATGGGGAGAGGATGGACCATATAGGAAAAAGATTCACCTTGGACATGCCACTTGTGTTGGGTCAATGTTCGTGATATATTGCATCGCATTTGAATTAGTCATGGTCATACTGCAACTCCTCCTActattacaaaagaaaaaatgcaaactaaCACAACATCTAGGAATAAAACTACACATTTCAATACGGGAACGTGTAGTGTAATGCTCAGGTAGCTCTAGTTTCAGTTCGATACGTTGATAAGAGCCTCCTTGCACAACATCGCTGCCCGAAACTACGCAACGGCTGTGAATATAGCTATAAATGATTGGAGTTGGGCAAGCCCATATCTAACACCAAATGTAGGTCGCTGCGGCACATTGGGGCAGACTTCTTTTTTCGGGTTCCTTTATTGCCGGTGTATAACCTAGGTTTACATCTAGCAGGTTGttacatcaacaacaaagGGGAATAGCTTCAAATCTGAAACGCGAACCTTCCTCAATAGGAGAAACACATTCTGCTATCTACTTATCGATGTACCTCTCCATTTTCCTAACAGTTGCCGGTCAGCTATGCACTTCAGCTTTCCGAGCTTAACACGACGGCTGACATATTGAACCTCCTGGATCCGGATTCTGTAGATCAACGTGTTTTCATGGACGGTGGAGGTAAGTAAGAGTTCCAAGgccatgcaaaaaaaaaagaagttctaCTATTAAAACTCGCAGATCTTGAAATTCTTGCGATTCAAAACTGTAACAGAACAAAGCGTAGATGTGATGCAAACCTTCAGTAGCAGCAAAACCCCCAACATAAATTTCTGCCCATCTAATCcaacaattttctttcgtAAAACAACAACCAGAGTACAGTGGGCGCGACATTGGAGAAAATCCGGTACCGGCATCGTGTGAACCCGAATCGCAACTTGTAAGCCTTCGTCCGGAAAATCTTACCAATCCACGATACTACTTCTATCCGTCCTGTACGCGGGTGAAGCGTTGCAGTGGCTGCTGCAACACAAACCAGCTCGTCTGCGAACCCGTCGCTAATCGTACCATTCTGTACAAGGTAGACTAGAACGCCGAGGATCCGCTTTCGAACGTATCTGACATTTTTTCATGCAATTTTTATGCAGGTCACTATCCTGGAGTATCGCAGTGGCAAGAAGGATCGTTTCTCGCATCGCGAGCTGGTACCGGTGGAGGAGCACGTGCGCTGCAAGTGTCAGTGCCGCGTGAAGGAGTGGCACTGTACCGAACGGCAGGTGTACAATCCGAACAACTGTCGGTGCGATTGTACCAACCGCGAGGACCGGAACCGGTGCGTGGACGAGCCGCTAAAGCAGTGGAATCCGAACACGTGTACCTGCGACTGTCTGCCAAGAAACGAGGAGTGTACCAGTGGCTCGCACTACGATCGCAGTGCCTGCAAATGTCTACCGGTAAGCATGGGGGATGTGGACGCAGGTGTACTGCCTGTACCGTCAACTTCAACGCCACCAGCGTCCCCGACGTCGTTGCCGCCGACCActcctactactactactagcaCCTCCGaaaccactactactaccctTACACTCACTCAAACCGACACCAAAACCGAACCTGGGATGGACGAAACGGAACCGAGCGTGTAAACCCTAAACCAACGACTAGGGTGATGGCATTTCACACTACCTCCTGTTCtacttttccttccaattATTCCTATTACCCGTACGTTTAATCCTAAATCATGTAGAATACCAAAGAGTTATGTCCAGTGAAATGAAGATTCGTTGCAGCATGGCAATAACCTTTACTCATGCAGTGTTAATCAATGCCCTTAATATTCTCATCAGCACGTGTCTGTGAGGCGTATTGTGATCCTtctcacacaaacgcacacacacacacacccactctATACTCTGCTTGTATTAGCGGACATCTTGATTtatttatctctttctctttttctctttttccctgtttttgTCTTGCACATCCTTTTTACGCTCGTGACCTCGCCATATAATGCACCTTCTTGATGAACAACTCCTCGTATTAAAACATTCTCGTATCCTAAATTGCTACCCTGTGGTGTTCTCGGTTGCCTGCCCTGTTATTGGATGCTCTTAACTCACAATACTACTCCACCTGCCTTCTCCTCCAACCTCCCTCCATTTACAATCCAACTATggtgcaaacaaaaactgcaccGAACTACTACGCTCGGAATTTTACATCGttttacacacacattccCTTTTCTTCGAAACCATTTTATCTGCTGGAACGCCGATTTTTCCCCCTCCCACGCGGTATCTGGACAGAACGAATACTACGCGTATGACGGGGTAGCATCGTACTGGgaccaccatcaacagcagcagcagcagcaacaacggcCCATCTCACTCGCTCGGTCTGCAGCTTCCGGGTAAGGgaagcgtgcgtgcgtgtgtgtgtgtgtgtgcgtggggaGTGTAGTGGCGGGATGCTCCCATCCAGACAGCTGGTGGCATTAGTCCACGTTTGCATTACCAAAACAGAAGGAACTCTCTCTAGCTGCCGATGTTGTTGGAGAAGAAGAGCCATATGCATAGATTCACTGATAGTCTCTAGTACTTAGGAAAGCAGTAAAACAATTGTACTTTTAGTAGACAGTGCGCGTTAGTATAAGGGACACACGAACGACACAGTTGGACGGATTAATTTATAACCTTCCCCTTCCTTGAAGCAGCAGTACTAGATTTGCAGCCTGATACCGACCTGAAGTGACGAGAATGTTGTGTGAAGGTGAGAGCGCTAgacaaaggttttttttttacttagcTAACAACTCGCAATCATATACAACTAACCGACGAACAGAAGGGGATGAAcgggttgttgttggtgtgtatgtgcttaTCGTGGGTAATTGAGGTAAAATTCGCTTCGAACTACATGCAAAGCAGCAGACCTCCAGCTCCCGAATGGAGTTGGCCTCTTATATATAAAACTAGTACACTACAGCTTTCTCTACCCTATCCCGCTTGCTTCCATCTTTTTCTCAACAAACCTTACACCTTTCGGTCGGCGGCGTGTTAGCTAGATATTGGGGTATACGGGGCCTATCCTTCACACTACCGTCAAACAAACTAATTCAGGTGCGTGCTTTTCATGAGCGATCGTGCTTCGATTGTTGGGAGGACCTAATTCCGTTTCTTATCACTACATCTTATCTGCTATAAATCCAGATCGTACAATCAAAATCCTAACCTCAAACCGCTAGACGCGCAAGTAAATAATGCTCTCTCCCTATCTCCATTTTGTTTATATCTACTATTGTTTTCCCCTCCTAATCCATGCTGTTCCAGTACGATCATTTTCCTATCCTTTTGTTTGAAACTTTCTCTTTCATGGTTTTTATGTGCAGCAGAAACCATGGCCAGGACGCTCTCGGAACGTCACGCTAGAGGAACGCCGACGTCTGATCGTGAAGCCGATGCCATCGATTGTGTATCCGTAAAGCTGTTGGTGCTTCCTGTCCAAGGAGatcgagggagagagagagagagagagagagagaaagaaagagagaatcgAGGAAAACATGGCGGCGatgacaaaacaacaaaaggcTACGCAATGAAACACAACGAAAGACGTGCGCAAGATGGAGGAACGAAAACGAAGTACATTCTTGTACGAAACGAAGATGGCGCCCTAGGCTTCCTTGTAAGGATATCGATACAGCACCCCGTGTTATATATATAAACAATCGTACCGCGCAAAACCCTTCAAATTCGAACGACACAGATGCATTTCTTCC
This genomic window contains:
- the LOC126559012 gene encoding uncharacterized protein LOC126559012 isoform X2 encodes the protein MVASGSFGKRSMLPVVLVVVVLSVVLPDGAVPVVQAQQSADRTGAIIFPDELSTRYEQERETLAKEKRESSRRRNDEASDGRWDEDDVRNEYDNGSEEFDGLPVSYALQLSELNTTADILNLLDPDSVDQRVFMDGGEYSGRDIGENPVPASCEPESQLVSLRPENLTNPRYYFYPSCTRVKRCSGCCNTNQLVCEPVANRTILYKVTILEYRSGKKDRFSHRELVPVEEHVRCKCQCRVKEWHCTERQVYNPNNCRCDCTNREDRNRCVDEPLKQWNPNTCTCDCLPRNEECTSGSHYDRSACKCLPQKPWPGRSRNVTLEERRRLIVKPMPSIVYP
- the LOC126559012 gene encoding uncharacterized protein LOC126559012 isoform X1 is translated as MVASGSFGKRSMLPVVLVVVVLSVVLPDGAVPVVQAQQSADRTGAIIFPDELSTRYEQERETLAKEKRESSRRRNDEASDGRWDEDDVRNEYDNGSEEFDGLPVSYALQLSELNTTADILNLLDPDSVDQRVFMDGGEYSGRDIGENPVPASCEPESQLVSLRPENLTNPRYYFYPSCTRVKRCSGCCNTNQLVCEPVANRTILYKVTILEYRSGKKDRFSHRELVPVEEHVRCKCQCRVKEWHCTERQVYNPNNCRCDCTNREDRNRCVDEPLKQWNPNTCTCDCLPRNEECTSGSHYDRSACKCLPNEYYAYDGVASYWDHHQQQQQQQQRPISLARSAASG